One Pecten maximus chromosome 16, xPecMax1.1, whole genome shotgun sequence DNA window includes the following coding sequences:
- the LOC117344846 gene encoding mitochondrial 2-oxoglutarate/malate carrier protein-like encodes MSASSGKSPPQQIPKVLKFVFGGTAGMSATLFVQPLDLVKNRMQLSGEGGRAREYKNSLQALQTIFRNEGLTGIYTGLSAGLLRQATYTTTRLGIYTTLFGYLSKDGQNPSFFMKAGIGITAGGIGAFVGTPAEISLIRMTADGRLPVDQRRGYSSVFNALYRISTEEGVLTMWRGCMPTVGRAMVVNAVQLAVYSQTKELLLNSGYFGDNLFLHFTASMISGLATTAASMPVDIAKTRIQNMKIIDGKPEYKGAFDVWAKTIRQEGFFSLWKGFTPYYFRLGPHTVLTFIFLERMNKMYAKYVMGDASAGGGL; translated from the exons GATGTCTGCGACCCTTTTTGTACAGCCACTGGATTTGGTCAAGAACCGGATGCAGTTGAGTg GTGAGGGCGGTAGGGCTAGAGAATACAAAAACAGTTTACAGGCACTCCAGACTATCTTTAGGAATGAGGGTCTAACaggaatatatacagg GTTATCGGCCGGCCTCTTACGACAAGCCACCTACACAACAACACGACTGGGAATATATACAACGCTGTTTGGATACCTATCAAA gGATGGTCAGAATCCATCATTTTTCATGAAGGCTGGGATTGGTATTACAGCAGGAGGTATTGGTGCCTTTGTGGGGACACCTGCAGAAATATCTCTCATTAGAATGACAGCCGATGGGAG GTTACCTGTAGACCAGAGGAGAGGCTACAGCAGTGTATTTAATGCTTTGTATCGCATTAGTACGGAGGAAGGCGTCCTAACTATGTGGAGG GGTTGTATGCCAACAGTTGGTCGTGCTATGGTTGTCAATGCTGTACAGTTGGCTGTATATTCACAGACCAAGGAACTTCTCCTGAACTCAG gatATTTCGGAGATAATTTGTTCCTGCATTTTACGGCCAGTATGATCAGTGGGTTGGCTACAACTGCTGCCTCAATGCCAGTGGACATTGCAAAAACCAG AATCCAAAACATGAAGATCATTGATGGAAAACCAGAATATAAGGGTGCATTT GATGTGTGGGCCAAGACTATTCGACAGGAAGGATTTTTCAGTCTTTGGAAAGGATTCACGCCGTACTACTTCCGTCTCGGTCCTCATACTGTATTAACTTTCATCTTCCTTGAACGAATGAACAAAATGTATGCCAAATATGTGATGGGGGACGCCTCAGCTGGAGGAGGATTATAA